From a single Nicotiana tomentosiformis chromosome 2, ASM39032v3, whole genome shotgun sequence genomic region:
- the LOC104101880 gene encoding calmodulin-lysine N-methyltransferase isoform X1 yields MEANSSSNSTRNASSLRWKILKRAILGGPSSNSDNQSEVGIQRISRKATHSFNLIPCRVKKDSPEEILDSSLSEKKQLHSSRDAVFCYTLPVANAPQLLLQEWMILRILVTLRSVTNMILTTLGLSEIVHSVSINLKGQWPSEEVLAYYCLAHPDTFRQKSVIELGSGYGLAGLAVAMTTEALEVIISDGNPQVVGYIQHNINANFGGFGSTEVKPLMLHWGLDKDSNFSNKFDIIIASDCTFFKEFHPELVQTIKLLLKREVSSEAILFSPKRGDSLDKFLLKVKDSGLRFSVDEIYHTEVWKCHQGFVNGDDSWPNYEMDHCYPLLVRITW; encoded by the exons ATGGAAGCAAACAGTAGCTCGAATTCAACAAGAAATGCATCATCTCTTCGATGGAAGATTCTTAAACGTGCTATTCTTGGTGGTCCTTCATCCAATTCAG ATAATCAATCTGAAGTGGGTATTCAGCGAATATCAAGAAAGGCAACCCACAGCTTCAATTTGATACCATGCCGTGTGAAGAAAGATTCCCCTGAAGAAATCTTGGATTCTTCGTTATCAGAGAAGAAGCAGTTGCACAGCTCGCGAGATGCTGTTTTCTGCTACACATTGCCTGTTGCCAATGCTCCTCAACTTCTTCTCCA AGAGTGGATGATATTGCGAATCTTAGTGACTTTGAGGTCTGTAACAAATATGATATTGACAACACTGGGCTTGTCT GAGATTGTGCATTCAGTTTCAATCAACCTAAAAG GTCAATGGCCGTCTGAGGAAGTCCTTGCTTACTACTGTTTGGCACATCCAGACACGTTCAG GCAGAAAAGTGTCATTGAACTTGGATCTGGATATGGCTTAGCTGGATTAGCTGTTGCAATGACAACAGAAGCATTAGAAGTTATCATATCAGATGGAAATCCTCAAGTCGTTGGTT ATATACAGCATAATATAAATGCCAACTTTGGTGGATTTGGTAGTACAGAAGTGAAGCCATTGATGCTACATTGGGGTCTGGATAAAGACTCAAATTTCTCCAACAAATTTGATATTATCATCGCAAGTGACTG CACTTTTTTTAAGGAATTCCATCCAGAACTTGTCCAAACCATCAAATTGTTGCTGAAAAGGGAGGTCTCCTCTGAAGCCATACTTTTCAGTCCCAAAAGAGGTGATTCATTGGACAAGTTTCTACTAAAAGTGAAAGATAGTGGCTTGCGTTTCAGCGTAGATGAGATCTATCATACAGAAGTTTGGAAATGTCATCAGGGATTCGTTAATGGTGATGATTCCTGGCCTAACTATGAGATGGATCATTGCTATCCTTTATTGGTCAGAATTACGTGGTGA
- the LOC104101880 gene encoding calmodulin-lysine N-methyltransferase isoform X2, with product MEANSSSNSTRNASSLRWKILKRAILGGPSSNSDNQSEVGIQRISRKATHSFNLIPCRVKKDSPEEILDSSLSEKKQLHSSRDAVFCYTLPVANAPQLLLHQRVDDIANLSDFEVCNKYDIDNTGLVCQWPSEEVLAYYCLAHPDTFRQKSVIELGSGYGLAGLAVAMTTEALEVIISDGNPQVVGYIQHNINANFGGFGSTEVKPLMLHWGLDKDSNFSNKFDIIIASDCTFFKEFHPELVQTIKLLLKREVSSEAILFSPKRGDSLDKFLLKVKDSGLRFSVDEIYHTEVWKCHQGFVNGDDSWPNYEMDHCYPLLVRITW from the exons ATGGAAGCAAACAGTAGCTCGAATTCAACAAGAAATGCATCATCTCTTCGATGGAAGATTCTTAAACGTGCTATTCTTGGTGGTCCTTCATCCAATTCAG ATAATCAATCTGAAGTGGGTATTCAGCGAATATCAAGAAAGGCAACCCACAGCTTCAATTTGATACCATGCCGTGTGAAGAAAGATTCCCCTGAAGAAATCTTGGATTCTTCGTTATCAGAGAAGAAGCAGTTGCACAGCTCGCGAGATGCTGTTTTCTGCTACACATTGCCTGTTGCCAATGCTCCTCAACTTCTTCTCCA TCAGAGAGTGGATGATATTGCGAATCTTAGTGACTTTGAGGTCTGTAACAAATATGATATTGACAACACTGGGCTTGTCT GTCAATGGCCGTCTGAGGAAGTCCTTGCTTACTACTGTTTGGCACATCCAGACACGTTCAG GCAGAAAAGTGTCATTGAACTTGGATCTGGATATGGCTTAGCTGGATTAGCTGTTGCAATGACAACAGAAGCATTAGAAGTTATCATATCAGATGGAAATCCTCAAGTCGTTGGTT ATATACAGCATAATATAAATGCCAACTTTGGTGGATTTGGTAGTACAGAAGTGAAGCCATTGATGCTACATTGGGGTCTGGATAAAGACTCAAATTTCTCCAACAAATTTGATATTATCATCGCAAGTGACTG CACTTTTTTTAAGGAATTCCATCCAGAACTTGTCCAAACCATCAAATTGTTGCTGAAAAGGGAGGTCTCCTCTGAAGCCATACTTTTCAGTCCCAAAAGAGGTGATTCATTGGACAAGTTTCTACTAAAAGTGAAAGATAGTGGCTTGCGTTTCAGCGTAGATGAGATCTATCATACAGAAGTTTGGAAATGTCATCAGGGATTCGTTAATGGTGATGATTCCTGGCCTAACTATGAGATGGATCATTGCTATCCTTTATTGGTCAGAATTACGTGGTGA